In Cervus elaphus chromosome 5, mCerEla1.1, whole genome shotgun sequence, the following proteins share a genomic window:
- the KLHL22 gene encoding kelch-like protein 22 isoform X2 — protein sequence MAEEQEFAQLCKLPTQPSHPHCVSNTYRSAQHSQALLRGLLALRDSGILFDVVLVVEGKQLEAHRILLAASCDYFRGMFAGGLKEMEQEEVLIHGVSYNAMCQILHFIYTSELELSLSNVQETLVAACQLQIPEIIHFCCDFLTPWVDEDNILDVYRLAELFDLSRLTEQLDAYILKNFVAFSRTDKYRQLPLEKVYALLSSNRLEVSCETEVYEGALLYHYPPEQVQANRLPLHEPPKLLETVRFPLMEAEVLQQLHDKLEPSPLRDTVAEALMYHRNESLQPSLQGPQTELRSDFQCVVGFGGIHSTPSTVLSDQAKYLNPLLGEWKHFTASLAPRMSNQGIAVLNNFVYLIGGDNNVQGFRAESRCWRYDPRHNRWFQIQPLQQEHADLCVCVVGGYIYAVAGRDYHNDLTAVERYDPATNSWAYVAPLKREVYAHAGAALDGKMYITCGRRGEDYLKETHCYEPSSDTWHTLADGPVRRAWHGMATLLDKLYVIGGSNNDAGYRRDVHQVACYSCRSGQWSSVCPLPAGHGEPGIAVLDSRIYVLGGRSHNQGSRTGYVHIYDAGKDSWEEGPQLDNSISGLAACVLTLPRSLLLEPPRGTPDRSQADPDFASEVMSVSDWEEFDNSSED from the exons ATGGCGGAGGAGCAGGAGTTCGCCCAGCTCTGCAAGTTGCCCACACAGCCCTCCCACCCGCACTGCGTCAGCAACACCTACCGAAGCGCCCAGCACTCCCAGGCGCTGCTCCGGGGGCTGCTGGCCCTGCGGGACAGCGGCATCCTCTTCGATGTGGTCCTGGTGGTGGAGGGGAAGCAGCTCGAGGCCCACCGCATCCTGCTGGCTGCTTCCTGCGACTACTTCCG GGGCATGTTCGCTGGGGGGCTGAAGGAGATGGAGCAGGAGGAGGTCCTGATCCATGGCGTGTCCTACAATGCCATGTGCCAGATCCTGCACTTCATCTACACCTCTGAGCTGGAGCTCAGCCTGAGCAACGTCCAGGAGACACTGGTCGCCGCCTGCCAGCTTCAG ATCCCAGAGATCATCCACTTCTGCTGTGACTTCCTCACGCCCTGGGTGGACGAGGACAACATCCTCGACGTCTACCGGCTGGCCGAGCTCTTCGATCTGAGCCGCCTGACTGAGCAGCTGGACGCCTACATCCTCAAGAACTTCGTGGCCTTCTCACGGACTGACAAGTACCGCCAGctgcccctggagaaggtctACGCCCTTCTGAGCAGCAACCGCCTGGAGGTATCCTGCGAGACGGAGGTGTACGAGGGCGCCTTGCTCTACCACTATCCGCCAGAGCAGGTGCAGGCCAACCGGCTCCCGCTGCACGAGCCGCCCAAGCTCCTGGAGACCGTGCGCTTCCCCCTCATGGAGGCCGAGGTCCTGCAGCAGCTTCACGACAAGCTGGAGCCCAGCCCGCTGAGGGACACCGTGGCCGAAGCCCTCATGTACCACCGGAATGAGAGCCTGCAGCCCAGCCTGCAGGGCCCACAGACCGAGCTGCGCTCGGACTTCCAGTGCGTCGTGGGCTTCGGGGGCATCCATTCCACGCCGTCCACCGTCCTCAGCGACCAGGCCAAGTACCTGAACCCGCTGCTGGGGGAGTGGAAGCACTTCACCGCATCCCTGGCGCCCCGCATGTccaaccagggcatcgcggtgctcAACAACTTCGTGTACCTGATTGGAGGGGACAACAACGTGCAGGGCTTCCGAGCCGAGTCCCGCTGCTGGAG GTACGACCCGAGGCACAACCGCTGGTTCCAGATCCAGCCGCTGCAGCAGGAGCACGCAGACCTGTGCGTGTGCGTCGTGGGCGGCTACATCTACGCGGTGGCGGGCCGCGACTACCACAACGATCTGACCGCCGTGGAGCGCTACGACCCTGCCACCAACTCCTGGGCTTACGTGGCCCCGCTCAAGAGGGAG GTGTACGCCCACGCAGGCGCCGCGCTGGACGGGAAGATGTACATCACTTGCGGCCGCCGCGGGGAGGACTACCTGAAGGAGACCCACTGCTACGAGCCGAGCAGCGACACCTGGCACACGCTGGCCGACGGCCCGGTGCGGCGGGCCTGGCACGGCATGGCCACCCTCCTGGACAAGCTGTACGTGATCGGGGGCAGCAACAACGACGCGGGCTACCGGAGGGACGTGCACCAG GTGGCCTGCTACAGCTGCAGATCCGGGCAGTGGTCCTCCGTCTGCCCACTCCCGGCCGGGCACGGGGAGCCAGGCATTGCTGTGCTGGACAGCAGGATCTACGTGCTGGGCGGCCGCTCACACAACCAAGGCAGCCGCACGGGCTACGTGCACATCTACGACGCGGGGAAGGACAGCTGGGAGGAGGGGCCGCAGCTGGACAACTCCATCTCGGGCCTGGCCGCCTGCGTGCTCACCCTGCCGCGGTCCCTGCTGCTCGAGCCACCCCGGGGGACCCCTGACCGCAGCCAGGCCGACCCGGACTTCGCCTCTGAGGTGATGAGTGTGTCTGACTGGGAGGAGTTCGACAACTCCAGCGAGGACTag
- the KLHL22 gene encoding kelch-like protein 22 isoform X1, whose protein sequence is MPRGPAPRVPPRPRECGLSLRRRQLTAAELRSGAVVRMAEEQEFAQLCKLPTQPSHPHCVSNTYRSAQHSQALLRGLLALRDSGILFDVVLVVEGKQLEAHRILLAASCDYFRGMFAGGLKEMEQEEVLIHGVSYNAMCQILHFIYTSELELSLSNVQETLVAACQLQIPEIIHFCCDFLTPWVDEDNILDVYRLAELFDLSRLTEQLDAYILKNFVAFSRTDKYRQLPLEKVYALLSSNRLEVSCETEVYEGALLYHYPPEQVQANRLPLHEPPKLLETVRFPLMEAEVLQQLHDKLEPSPLRDTVAEALMYHRNESLQPSLQGPQTELRSDFQCVVGFGGIHSTPSTVLSDQAKYLNPLLGEWKHFTASLAPRMSNQGIAVLNNFVYLIGGDNNVQGFRAESRCWRYDPRHNRWFQIQPLQQEHADLCVCVVGGYIYAVAGRDYHNDLTAVERYDPATNSWAYVAPLKREVYAHAGAALDGKMYITCGRRGEDYLKETHCYEPSSDTWHTLADGPVRRAWHGMATLLDKLYVIGGSNNDAGYRRDVHQVACYSCRSGQWSSVCPLPAGHGEPGIAVLDSRIYVLGGRSHNQGSRTGYVHIYDAGKDSWEEGPQLDNSISGLAACVLTLPRSLLLEPPRGTPDRSQADPDFASEVMSVSDWEEFDNSSED, encoded by the exons AtgccccgaggccccgccccacgcgtcccgccccgcccccgcgagTGCGGCCTCAGCTTGCGGCGGCGCCAG CTGACAGCCGCGGAGCTGAGGTCAGGAGCGGTGGTCAGGATGGCGGAGGAGCAGGAGTTCGCCCAGCTCTGCAAGTTGCCCACACAGCCCTCCCACCCGCACTGCGTCAGCAACACCTACCGAAGCGCCCAGCACTCCCAGGCGCTGCTCCGGGGGCTGCTGGCCCTGCGGGACAGCGGCATCCTCTTCGATGTGGTCCTGGTGGTGGAGGGGAAGCAGCTCGAGGCCCACCGCATCCTGCTGGCTGCTTCCTGCGACTACTTCCG GGGCATGTTCGCTGGGGGGCTGAAGGAGATGGAGCAGGAGGAGGTCCTGATCCATGGCGTGTCCTACAATGCCATGTGCCAGATCCTGCACTTCATCTACACCTCTGAGCTGGAGCTCAGCCTGAGCAACGTCCAGGAGACACTGGTCGCCGCCTGCCAGCTTCAG ATCCCAGAGATCATCCACTTCTGCTGTGACTTCCTCACGCCCTGGGTGGACGAGGACAACATCCTCGACGTCTACCGGCTGGCCGAGCTCTTCGATCTGAGCCGCCTGACTGAGCAGCTGGACGCCTACATCCTCAAGAACTTCGTGGCCTTCTCACGGACTGACAAGTACCGCCAGctgcccctggagaaggtctACGCCCTTCTGAGCAGCAACCGCCTGGAGGTATCCTGCGAGACGGAGGTGTACGAGGGCGCCTTGCTCTACCACTATCCGCCAGAGCAGGTGCAGGCCAACCGGCTCCCGCTGCACGAGCCGCCCAAGCTCCTGGAGACCGTGCGCTTCCCCCTCATGGAGGCCGAGGTCCTGCAGCAGCTTCACGACAAGCTGGAGCCCAGCCCGCTGAGGGACACCGTGGCCGAAGCCCTCATGTACCACCGGAATGAGAGCCTGCAGCCCAGCCTGCAGGGCCCACAGACCGAGCTGCGCTCGGACTTCCAGTGCGTCGTGGGCTTCGGGGGCATCCATTCCACGCCGTCCACCGTCCTCAGCGACCAGGCCAAGTACCTGAACCCGCTGCTGGGGGAGTGGAAGCACTTCACCGCATCCCTGGCGCCCCGCATGTccaaccagggcatcgcggtgctcAACAACTTCGTGTACCTGATTGGAGGGGACAACAACGTGCAGGGCTTCCGAGCCGAGTCCCGCTGCTGGAG GTACGACCCGAGGCACAACCGCTGGTTCCAGATCCAGCCGCTGCAGCAGGAGCACGCAGACCTGTGCGTGTGCGTCGTGGGCGGCTACATCTACGCGGTGGCGGGCCGCGACTACCACAACGATCTGACCGCCGTGGAGCGCTACGACCCTGCCACCAACTCCTGGGCTTACGTGGCCCCGCTCAAGAGGGAG GTGTACGCCCACGCAGGCGCCGCGCTGGACGGGAAGATGTACATCACTTGCGGCCGCCGCGGGGAGGACTACCTGAAGGAGACCCACTGCTACGAGCCGAGCAGCGACACCTGGCACACGCTGGCCGACGGCCCGGTGCGGCGGGCCTGGCACGGCATGGCCACCCTCCTGGACAAGCTGTACGTGATCGGGGGCAGCAACAACGACGCGGGCTACCGGAGGGACGTGCACCAG GTGGCCTGCTACAGCTGCAGATCCGGGCAGTGGTCCTCCGTCTGCCCACTCCCGGCCGGGCACGGGGAGCCAGGCATTGCTGTGCTGGACAGCAGGATCTACGTGCTGGGCGGCCGCTCACACAACCAAGGCAGCCGCACGGGCTACGTGCACATCTACGACGCGGGGAAGGACAGCTGGGAGGAGGGGCCGCAGCTGGACAACTCCATCTCGGGCCTGGCCGCCTGCGTGCTCACCCTGCCGCGGTCCCTGCTGCTCGAGCCACCCCGGGGGACCCCTGACCGCAGCCAGGCCGACCCGGACTTCGCCTCTGAGGTGATGAGTGTGTCTGACTGGGAGGAGTTCGACAACTCCAGCGAGGACTag